The stretch of DNA TCGAGGCGCTTTCGTTTCTCGCACAGGAAGACGAGTACGCCGATGTACCGCGTCCGGACCTCATTTTGTTGGATCTCAATCTGCCGCGAAAAGACGGCGAGGACGTTCTCAAGGAACTCAAAGACGATCCGGCGCTCCGGTCGATCCCGGTGATCGTCTTGACGAGTTCGAGCGCCGAAGAAGACATCGCCAGATCCTACGAACTCCACGCCAACGCCTATCTGACGAAGCCGGTCGATCCCGACGAGTTCATCGAGACGGTCCGCGCCTTCGAGAAGTTCTGGTTTTCAGTCGTCCGGCTGCCACCGGAGGCCGATATCTAATGAGTGAGACGAACACCCAATCCACCGAGGAGGCAAACTCAGAGACCGACGATGCGCTTCAGGTCCTCCTGATCGAGGACAACCCTGGCGACGCCCGCCTCATCCAAGAGATGCTCCACGGGACCGAAGAGCTCGTAAAGCGGGTCGGCGCTGCCGAAACGGTCGATCAGACACCCGAGCTATCACACAAGACGAGCCTCGAGGATGGCCTCGAGACGATCTCATCCGAGCGAACCGACGTTATTCTTCTGGACCTCAACCTCTCCGACAGCGAGGGGTTGTCGACGCTCGAGACGGTCCATGAGGCATCTGAGACGCCGATCGTCGTTTTGACTGGCCTGCGCGATCAGCAGGTCGGCATCAAGGCGATCCAGCGCGGCGCTCAGGACTTCCTCGTCAAAGACGAGGTGACGAGCGAACTCCTGATCCGGACGATCCATCACGCGATCGAGCGGGCCCGCCAACAGCGGAAACGCCGCCAACAGCGCGAGCAACTCGCGGCGCTCAATCGACTCAACCGGATCGGCCACGACATCACCCACGCGGTGATCACGACCGAGACGCGCGCGGAGCTCGAACAACAGGTCTGTGACCGACTCACCGGGTCCGACGCCTATCGCTTCGCCTGGATCGGCGAGGTCAATCCGGGCAGCGACCGCGTCACCCCGAAGGCGGCAGCCGGCGTCGAAGAGGGGTACCTCGACGAGATCGACGTCACCGTCGACGAAGACGAGAGGAGCGGTCAAGGGCCGGCAGGCACGGCCATTCGGACTGGTCAGGTGCAGGTGATGAACGATGCCCAGACGGATCCCCAGTTCGAACCGTGGCGAGAGCCGGCACATGCCCGCGGGTATCGATCGTCGGCGGCGATTCCGATTATACACGAGGATCTCGTCTACGGCGTCTTGGGCGTCTACTCGTCGTCACCGCGAGCGTTCGAAGGCCCTGAAACCGCCGTCCTCGCCCGGACCGGCGACGTCATCGCCCATGCGATCACTGCGATCGAACGCCGGGACGCGCTGGTCAGCGACGCCGTCATCGAACTCGAGTTCCGCGTCGAGGAACTGGCCGAACCCCTGATCGACCTCTCGAGTTCCGAAGCGTGTACGATCACGATCGAGCAGCTGGTCGGCGGTGACGAGACGCTTCTGGTGTATGGCTCGGCTCAGGATGTCTCCCAGGACGCGTTCACCGAGGCCGTCGACCGAACCGACGGCATCAGCGACGTTCGAGTCCTCTCAGCCAAACGCGACGAATTCGAGTTCGAACTCGTCGCACCGACGGCTACCTCCCTGTTCGAGACGATCGCAACCCACGGCGGTCGCGTCGCCTCGGCGACGATCGACGACGGGGAGTTCCGCTTCGTCGTCGAACTCCCGCGTGGACGGGACACCCGCCAGATGATCGAGCTTATCAGAGGCCAGCGCGACGACATTACCTACCTCGCACAGCGAACGGTCGAACGAAGCGAGCGCGGCGAGGCCGGCGCGACGTCCGTCCTCGAGGACGAACTTACCGAGAAACAGCGGGCCGCCCTCGAGACGGCCTACTTCGGGGGCTACTTCGACTGGCCCCGAGAGAGCACCGGCGAGGAGATCGCCGATCGATTGGGTATCGCACCGGCGACGCTCAACCAGCACCTCCGGACAGCCGAACGGAAGTTCTTCGACTCAGTGCTCGGCGAGTAGCGATCGGTGTTGCCGTCGCTGGCCTCGCTGGCTCGCTCGAGTCCGCTTCAAAGCGAAAACTAGTGTCGGACGATTATGCTGCACCGCGGGGTTCGGTCGCGGGCGGGGTCACGTCCTCGATCGGTCGGGACGCCATCGCGACAGAGACCATCGAGAGGCCAGTCACGAGAAGGCTCACGCCCACGAGCAGGCCGATCGCCCAGGCTGCCGTGGCCGGGAAGCCGGCCCAGAGGAGGCCGGCGAGGACCAGCGAGATGACGCCGCTGACGGCGATCGACGTCCGTCCCGGGGCCGACCCCATCCACAGCGCCAGCCCCAGTTCGACGATGCCGTCGACGAACAGGTACGCCACGAGCGCCACCGTCAGAGTGACGAGCGCGACGGCGGGTGCGGCGAGTACGGCCACCCCGGCGAGTACCGAGACGATCGCGAGCGCAACCTGCCAGAGCGAGCCGCGCCAGCCGCGTGCCGTGAACGCGTGGACGGCGTGGACGAGCCCGCCGACGACGAGGAGCGCCCCGAGCGCGATCGATACCGAAAGCCCGGTGACGACCGGAGTGGCCATCGCGAGGATGCCAACCAATCCGACGATCCCGCCCGCGATCGCGAGGGGGCGCCAGTCGCTCTCGAGGGTGGTCCCCTTGGCGTACACAGTGTCTGCTGTTTCACTGCTCATTGTTGTTCACAGTACTCCGTACGTCGTGTACGTATATAACACAATTCTGCGATTTGACAGTGTGTTCCAAAGGGAGACCGGTCCGAAACCCGGATGAACGGCAGTGTCAGGTCGGCTCGAAGGACTCGAGACGGAAGGCAGCCGAACCACGACGACTATCCCAGTGGCCATGAGATGTCAAGCCGTGACCGACGATCACGATGACCGCGAGTGTGACCTCTGTGGAGCGCGGATTCCGACAGCCGTCTACCACGAGCACCTGCTCAAGTCGTGTCCTGGCCGCTGATACTGGTCGGACAACGCGGTTCTGATATCGAGCGCCCGCAGCCGCTTACTTCTCCTCGACGTGGCGGATCTCGCAGGCGATCCCGCGCGTGCTCTCTGCCATCTCGCGGCCGAACATCTCGGCGCGACCGACGGCGAAGGCGTTCGGACCCTCGACGATCACCTCGTCGCCGACGCGGATGTCCTCGTCGGCGTCGACGACCCCCGGCGCGAGCACACTGCCGTGAGGGACGAAGCCATCGATCTCGACGTGCTTGACGGGCGCGTCGCTTGCAAGCCAGCGCTTGGCTCCCTCGAGCGTAAACGACAGCGTCCCGTACTGGGGCACCATCGTCGCGAGCTGGGTGTCCTCGTTGTCGCGGACCTGAATCTTGGGGTAGCGGCTCGTGGTTTGAATATCCGCGAAGAGGTCGTCGCCGGCGCCGTCACCGAGTAGGTAGTCGGCGATGGCGCGGACGGTGTTGTGTTCGCGCTCGCGCTTGGAGTATTTCAGCTCGCCCGACAGCGCCTCGGAAAGGTTCGCAAGCGATTCGTCGTCGGTCGGGTGTTCGGCGACGGTGTAGGTAATATCGAGGTCGAGTCGTTTCTCGACGCGCTCGACGATGTCGCGGTAGCCCTCGTCGGGGACGTGGGCGATGATTTTCGGGTACTCGTTGCGCTCGAGGTATCGCTGGAGGACTTCGGCCACGAATTGCTTCTCGTCTTCCGACCAGCGGCCCGTGACGACGGTGTCGTAGTGCTGGGCGGGGTATGTCGTCTCGAGTTCCTGCGGGACGACGCCGATGGGGCTGGTCATCGAGACGAGGTGGCCGCGCCACTGGATGACGTCGTGGAACTGGCGGTGGCTCTGGGACTCGCTGTAGGGCTTGGTGGCCGAACAGGGGACGAGCACGAGCGGGTTGTCGAACCGGTTGCGATACCGTGTCGTCACCCGATCGGCGAAGCGCTGGATTTCGACCCGGCGAAGCGTGTCCTCGGTCGCCGCGTTGATCTGGGCGTCCCGAAGAATGGGCGTGCGCTCCTCGAGATACCCCCACTGCGAGTCGAGTTCGCGCATGGCGGCGGTGAGCCACTGGTCGTGGCGGGCCTGGCCCTCGATATAGTCGCGGAGTCGGCCATCGCGGATCCGCCGCCGGACGATCGCCAGTTCCGACGCGAGGGCGTGTCGGTTGTGTTCGGCACAGTCTTCGCGGGTGAACTCCTCGCGCGGTTGCTGGCAGGCCGGACACGAACAGGGGAGTTCGTCGAGATCCTCGAGGAAGTACGCCTCGTCGGTCGTGAGATACCGACCTTCAGTCCCTTTGACGACTGCTGCAGTCTCATCGAACAGGTCGACCCCGGCGTAGGCCAACAGGGCGACGTTTCGCGGCGTCGCGACGCCGGAGAACAGCAACGCGGTGTCGGCGGGGATCGCCTCACGAGCGTCGACGACGGCTTCGACCAGCGCTGCGCCGTGGCCCATCACCGACTGGATGTCCGAGAGGGCGTATGCGTCCGTCCCGTGATCGTCGACGTGGTCGCTCGAGACGACGGCAACGCTCGGGTAGTCGACGTCGGGATACTCGACGGCAAAGGATTCCTGGACCTCCGGGGCGGTCCCGCCGGGAAACGCCCGGTGGGGAAGGACGGTCAGTGTCGACTCGTCTCCCTCGGGGACCTCGCGGGACTGGCTCCAGAGCGAGCCTGCATCCTCGAGGATGTCATCGACGAGGGCAGGCGTCGAACGGGGCGACGAGAGGCGGAGTTCGCCCACGCGCGCGGCCCCATCGCGCTCGTGCACTTCGAAATAGTCGGTCATACCCGATATGACCGGGGCGGGCGAAAGAGGTTGTCGATACCCCATGACTGGATTCGGACTGGCGAACCGTCATTTGTCACGACTGCCTTTTGCTTATTACTGAGCGAAATGACCAAGGAACAGTACAATACATTTGGGAAAATTAACCTTTATCACCTTTCAGTTTGATGCCCATCTATATGTCATCAGTATTGAAATCGATAGCGAACCTGCGATCGACAGACGGATTCAGGGCGTTTCTGGCCGTGTTCATGGTCGCAGTTGTCGGTGTCGCGACGATCGGACTCCCTGCCATCGTCGGCGGCCCGACGACAACCGTCGAGGCAGCAGAGCCCTCCCCGGAAGTCAAATCGTACGACTCGGTCGCACAGGCCGAATCGCAACTCGGCCCAGCCGATGACGTCTATCTCGGCGAGAACGGGAGTGCCGTCCTCCAGTACGATAGCGACTCTGCCGATGTCAACAAATTCGACATGGGCATGGACGTCAGCGAAGGACTGGTTCACCTGCTCGTCGTCGACGACGTCGAAAATCCAAGCGAGGAACTCGAGTCGATGAACGCTTCGGCGGTTCTCGACCAGCAGGGACTCTCCGGAAGCGGCTCCATGGTCATGGAGCGACCGGATGACCTCACGGATCTCTCCGTCGATGTCTCCGGTGAAGTTTCCGAGGACACGAACGAGTTCGACGCAGACCTGTCCGGAACGTTCGACAGCGAAAGCATGACCACCGGGACTGTCACCACGAGCGGTGAGTTCTCCGCTACTGCAGACCGCCTCGAGACGAGCGGTGACGTGTCCGTCGAGGGAGACAGCATGAGCGGGACACAAGACGTGTACGTCAATGCCGCCCTGACGGAGACAAAAGACGGCTACACGGTCGACGTCACCCAAGAACAGACTCTCTCCCAGTATACTGCCGGTCAGTGGGAGACGCGAGATCGCGCCAAGCAGACGCTTCAGGGCCAGTATGGGATGGTCGCGACAGCACTGGGCGGCACCAGTGAGATCGAGATCACGAGCTACGACTTCCAAGAGGGATCGAACGGTCAGTCCCAGCTCGACATCGAATACACCGTTACGTACACCGGAATCGACAGCGGGCTCGAAGAGCAACTGACCGAACAGCTGACGACCGATCAGTCGAACGACCTGACCCGCTCGGAAGCGGAGACCATCGCAACCAGCGTCACCGATGTCGAACTCGAGAACATCGAGTTCATGCTCGACGTGAGCGATGGATCGGCCGATGCCGAGTGGGACATCGAAATCGCGAATTACGACGAACTGACGTTTGCGATGTTCGATCTGATGGAAGCAGCCGATACGAGCGGGCAGTTCTCCGAGGAGCAACTCGAGAACGCACGAGCGTCCATCGAGGCCCAGCAGGCAGCGAACCTCGGGACGACGGTTACGTGGGACGGCTCGCTCGAGCAATCGACCAGTGACGTGACGTTCGATCTGACGGTCACGGGCGACACGCAAAACTGGGATGCCTACCTCGACGAACTCGAATCCCGTGGCATCGAGTCGCCAAACGACGTGACGTTCGATCTGACAGCCGAAACCAGTGGTGACGAACTCTCGATGAGCGGTGAGTTCGAGGTCGAGGCCGAGGACCTGGCCGGCCAGGCGATCAACAGTTGGACAGAGTCAATCCAGAACAGTCAGCCGTCGCCGACGATGTCCCCGGAAACGGAAGAGTTCGTGTCGGCACTCGACGAGTCTAACCTCGAGGTCGCAAGTATCGACGCCGGGCTCAAAGACGGCACGGTGCGCGTCGAAGCCGGAGCGGAATTCGAGAACATGAGCAAACTCACCGATACGGTCACCGATAGCATGTCTATCAGTGGAGTCACGACCGAGCAGAATGGTGAGACGACATCGCTGTACGTCTACGTCGACGATATGGGCGGGATCGACACTGCATCGGCGACGAAGGCGGATCTCGAACATCTCGACGTGGTCGGAGCGACGACGACCGTCCACCAAGCCGGCCAGTGGGACGCTGATCTCCCGCAGACGGATACCGAGACGATGAGCGAATTCCTCGAGACCCAACGCAACAAGCTGTCTAGTGACGAGACAGCCGACAACGAGACGGCCAACAACGAGACGACAGACGAGACCGACGACTCCGATAGCACACCCGGCTTCGGGTTCGGAGCGGGACTCGCATCGGTTGCAGGACTGCTGACGGCGCTCCTGCTCCGACGGCGACCGTAGTACGGCTCGCTAGTAGTAACAAGCTGTTCTTTTCACCGGCTGATACCGTCGCAGCCGCTGTTACCATCCTGTGCTAGCGGTCCGTGATGCTTCGACTGCGGAACGGAGCGTCTTGTTTTCGAACGAGACCATTATTACTCCGTTACCGTTCGTCAATTGGACCACACAGCCTTTGACATCTCTTGTTCAATATCTCGTATGGACGATCCGAACTCCGCTGTCGATTCCGAGAGAACGACAACTCGTCGAATAGTGCTAAGCGGCGTCGGGGCCGTCGGTCTCGCGAGCCTTGCTGGCTGCGCTGGGACCGGCGGTAATGACAATGGCAATGGCAATGGCAATGGAGCCGGATCCGAGTCCGTTCCCGACCCGATCTCGATCGACGAGGGAAAGGTGTGTGATAATTGTAGCATGATCATCGGGAACTATCTCGGACCCGCTGGCCAGTCTCATTACGAGGATCCAACAGCAGTTGAGGGGCT from Natrinema sp. HArc-T2 encodes:
- a CDS encoding response regulator — its product is MSKSDTFQAEPAQILLVEDNPGDVRLTREAFKQGRIENDLHVVSDGFEALSFLAQEDEYADVPRPDLILLDLNLPRKDGEDVLKELKDDPALRSIPVIVLTSSSAEEDIARSYELHANAYLTKPVDPDEFIETVRAFEKFWFSVVRLPPEADI
- a CDS encoding bacterio-opsin activator domain-containing protein is translated as MSETNTQSTEEANSETDDALQVLLIEDNPGDARLIQEMLHGTEELVKRVGAAETVDQTPELSHKTSLEDGLETISSERTDVILLDLNLSDSEGLSTLETVHEASETPIVVLTGLRDQQVGIKAIQRGAQDFLVKDEVTSELLIRTIHHAIERARQQRKRRQQREQLAALNRLNRIGHDITHAVITTETRAELEQQVCDRLTGSDAYRFAWIGEVNPGSDRVTPKAAAGVEEGYLDEIDVTVDEDERSGQGPAGTAIRTGQVQVMNDAQTDPQFEPWREPAHARGYRSSAAIPIIHEDLVYGVLGVYSSSPRAFEGPETAVLARTGDVIAHAITAIERRDALVSDAVIELEFRVEELAEPLIDLSSSEACTITIEQLVGGDETLLVYGSAQDVSQDAFTEAVDRTDGISDVRVLSAKRDEFEFELVAPTATSLFETIATHGGRVASATIDDGEFRFVVELPRGRDTRQMIELIRGQRDDITYLAQRTVERSERGEAGATSVLEDELTEKQRAALETAYFGGYFDWPRESTGEEIADRLGIAPATLNQHLRTAERKFFDSVLGE
- a CDS encoding HdeD family acid-resistance protein, with the translated sequence MSSETADTVYAKGTTLESDWRPLAIAGGIVGLVGILAMATPVVTGLSVSIALGALLVVGGLVHAVHAFTARGWRGSLWQVALAIVSVLAGVAVLAAPAVALVTLTVALVAYLFVDGIVELGLALWMGSAPGRTSIAVSGVISLVLAGLLWAGFPATAAWAIGLLVGVSLLVTGLSMVSVAMASRPIEDVTPPATEPRGAA
- the arcS gene encoding archaeosine synthase subunit alpha, which codes for MTDYFEVHERDGAARVGELRLSSPRSTPALVDDILEDAGSLWSQSREVPEGDESTLTVLPHRAFPGGTAPEVQESFAVEYPDVDYPSVAVVSSDHVDDHGTDAYALSDIQSVMGHGAALVEAVVDAREAIPADTALLFSGVATPRNVALLAYAGVDLFDETAAVVKGTEGRYLTTDEAYFLEDLDELPCSCPACQQPREEFTREDCAEHNRHALASELAIVRRRIRDGRLRDYIEGQARHDQWLTAAMRELDSQWGYLEERTPILRDAQINAATEDTLRRVEIQRFADRVTTRYRNRFDNPLVLVPCSATKPYSESQSHRQFHDVIQWRGHLVSMTSPIGVVPQELETTYPAQHYDTVVTGRWSEDEKQFVAEVLQRYLERNEYPKIIAHVPDEGYRDIVERVEKRLDLDITYTVAEHPTDDESLANLSEALSGELKYSKREREHNTVRAIADYLLGDGAGDDLFADIQTTSRYPKIQVRDNEDTQLATMVPQYGTLSFTLEGAKRWLASDAPVKHVEIDGFVPHGSVLAPGVVDADEDIRVGDEVIVEGPNAFAVGRAEMFGREMAESTRGIACEIRHVEEK